Sequence from the Sinorhizobium meliloti genome:
TCAACGGCGAGATTGGCGCCTATCTGCAGGATTGGCTGATTTCGGCGGCTGAGCGCACCATGGCGCAGGATGTTGCCGGCAAGGTCATCGACGACCTCAAGGGTGAAATGCGGCTTTCAAGTTTCATTCCCCATCCGGACATCGCACCGGGGGAGGTCACGGGCGAGCAGCAGCTGGTGTTCAACATTGATGTCAAGCAGCCGGGCGGCACCTTCTTCGAGATTGACGGTAAGCCCTATGATACGAGCCGCATCGACCGGACGCTGCCGCTTGGCGGAGTCGATGAATGGACGCTCAGGTCGGATTTCGTCAGCCATCCGTTCCATATCCATGTCAATCCGTTCCAAATCATCAAGATCGTCGATGCGGCCGGCAATGATGTCAGCGCCCTTGGTGCCAATGATGACGGCGACCCGCAATATGCGGGACTGAAGAATGTCTGGAAGGACACGCTGTGGATTAAGAATCCCGGCACCGACCCCTCGACGAGTTACACGATTACCGTGCGGACGCGCTACCAGCGCTACATCGGCGAGTTCGTCTTGCATTGCCACATTCTCGATCATGAGGACCAGGGGATGATGCAGAACGTCAGGATCACCCTGCCGGACGGCCATGGCGGCACCGTTACCGGCCATCACTAGATAGCTGATCGCCTTTTGGGAGGACATATGAGCTTCGTCGGCACTTGGAGTTATCGGAGCCTGATCAACAATCCCGACCTGTCGACCGATTTCAGTGCCCTGGAATTTGGTCAGGGAACGCTGGTGCTAACCGAGTTGGAGCCGGGCAGGGTTGGCGGAACCATCGGCGGGCCGGGCTGGTCGTTAGAATTGACCGGCGCCGTGCAGCCGGGCGACCCGGTCGAACTGCAATTTACCGGAAAAGGCGAGGTGGCCGGAGAGACCTGGATCTACAGTTATCGCGGCTACGTCGTGCCGAACTGGCCGAACGGCGTCGACCAGAGAGATGCCATTGTCGGCAGCGTCGTCCGCGACGTCCCGCATTCGCACGGGACTGCTGCGGCCGGCTACGTCGCCTCTTGGTATGCCGTGCGGCAGTGATGTTCCACCCCTTGCCGTAGCTGCAAGACATTCTGTCTAACACCTGTTCAGGGGATAATCTCGATGACACGCACGCGATTTCTGACGGTTTCACGCCGCTCTTTCGTCAAAGGCGCAACCGCTGCCGCCGGTACAGCCCTTTTCGCACCAAGCATTCTGCGGGCGGCGACCAAGCATAGGCGCAAGAACATGACCAGCGCCGATGGGCAGAAGGACTTGCAAACTTATATGGATGCCGTGACCGCGATGCTGAAGCTTCCGCCTTCGGATCCGCGCAACTGGTACCGCAATGGCTTCATCCACCTGATGGACTGCCCCCATGGCGACTGGTGGTTCACCAGCTGGCACCGCGGCTATCTTGGCTATTTCGAAGAGACTTGCCGCGAACTGAGCGGCAATCCGGATTTCGCCCTCCCATATTGGGACTGGACGGCCAATCCCGAGGTTCTGCCGCCGCTGTTCGGCACGATTCTCGATCCCGTCAACAGCTCCGCCTACATTCCCGACCACAACCGCTTCCAGGACATCATGCAGGAGCCGATCAAGGCCTATTGGGACAGTCTCAGCTCCGCCCAATTGCAGCAGCAGAACCTGCGCGGCTATCCGGATTTTGATGCGCTATGGAGCGACGCAATGGCGAGCTTCGCCAACCAGCCGAACGCCCGCTTCCTGACGGCGCAGAATCCGAAACTCAATCCCGCCACCCAAACCGCAGTCGACATCGACACCATCAAGGCATCGCTGGCGCCAACAACCTTCGCCAACGACGCGGGCGCTCCGGGTCTCGCTTTCAACAGTCCGGTATCGTCCAGCCACCAGGTGGCACCGGTCGGCTTCTCCATTCTTGAAGGCCAGCCGCATAACCGCGTCCATATGAGCGTCGGCGGCCAGAGCGCTCCCTATGGGCTGATGTCACAGAACCTGTCACCGCTCGACCCGATCTTCTTTCTGCATCATTGCAACATCGATCGGCTGTGGGATGTCTGGACCCGCAAGCAGCAGGCGATGGGCCTGCCCGTCGGGCCAACGGCTGACCAACAGACGCAGTACGATCCGGAACCCTATCTCTTTTATGTCAACGCTGACGGCAGCCCGGTCAGCGACAAGACCAGGGCCGCCGACTATCTCGAAATCGGCGACTTTGACTATGATTATGAGCCTGGCAGCGGCGAAGAGGTGATCCCGGTTGCAACCGCCGGCCGCTCGGCCCCCATTCCGGCATTGGAAGCAGCCGTGTCTGCGTCCGCGGCCGTGGCCATAAACAAACCGGCGACTGCCAAGCTCACCGTTTCGCAGGAGCTCGTGGATGTTGCCGCGAAGCCTTCGGAACAGTCGCGTCAATTCGCGAAGGTCAGCATCGCGCCGCCTATGGACGTTGGCGGACTGAATTTCCTCGTTTTCATTTCCCCCGAGGGAACGACGCCTGATCTCAACCCGGACGGACCGGATTTCGCCGGCAGTTTCGAGTTCTTCGGTGTTCGTCATCATCATACCGACACGGTCAGCTTCACCATACCGATCGACAAGGCGCTCGACAGGCTGATCGACGATGGTAGGCTCAAAGCAGGCGAACCGATCGACTTCGCCGTTGTGGTCGCGCAAGAGGGCAAGCGTGTTGAAGGCAGCATGCCGGCGAAGGCACAGCTGACCGACATTCAGGTGGGCTCGTTCTGAACCGCGCGAGGCACAGAAATCCGCGGGTTATGTTTTCGGTGATGCGCTGGTCGCAAAACATGCTCGCGGTTTCACGCTGCCTGGCACAGAGATAAACGGCAGCGCGCTGCTTGGGATTTAAGGCGGAGATGGCCGATCAACGAAGAATTGTCATCAACCTGCCGCGGGCGCCGCAGCCCGACGAGATCGTGGGGCTCAATATCGTGACCGGTCCGTTACCGCTTGGTGCGGAAATCCGCTTTCGAACCACCTCCGGCCGCCCTATCGGTTCCGCCACTCCATTCGGCAGGGCCGATCCCAAGAACCAACTGGTATTCCAGCTATCGCTTCCCGGCCGCTATCTCAATGGCTCCCGACTGGAAATCTTTGCGGACATGCTTGACGCCGGAAGCTCCTTACCACGGGCGCCGACCGAACAGGAACTGGTCTCGGTAACGGGGTGGATTGTGCAACAGTGAAATTCCACCGTATGACCGCTCGGAGCACCAAGGGCTCGATCTTGGCAAACTGTTCGATCGGAGCGAAATCGGGAGCTGTCGTTTGCCGGTTAAAAGGGCCGTGTCGCAAGCTGGCGATAGGACGCGTTGAGCCGAGATGCACCCTGCCTTCACGCTTTGTTAACCTTTTGAAGTCCGAAGAGGCGCGCGAGCAGATCGTTCTGATCGTTGACGGTCCAGCCTCCGGCGAAGCCGAAGCCTTTCCGCAGCCACAACATCGCTTCGAAACCCGCGATCGTCCGCCGCGCCGTTTGGAAGGATTGAAAGCCGCCGATCTTCGGCATGTTCTTCTTCACTCTGAAATGGTCGCTCTCGATGCCTTGCTGCAGATGCTTGGTCGGGTCTGGATGCAGGAGCCCATCATCGACTGACGTTTTGATCGCCGACGGAAATGTATTGGCGCCGTCCGTGCCGATCTTTTCGGGCCAGAGTAGCGGCTCCTCCTTGAGCATTTTACGGAAGAACCGCTTGGCGGCATCGAGGTCGCGCTTTGCAGTGAGCAGGAAATCAACCGGGCTTCCGTGCTTGTCGATAGCGCGATACAGATAGCGCCACCTGCCGCGGATCTTGATGTAGGTCTCGTCAATCCGGACCGAACCGCAATGGGGTCGGCGAAACTGGCGCAGCCGCTTTTCGATCATCGGCGCATAGGCGAGGACCCATCGGTTGATCGTGCTGTGGTCTACTTCGATCCACGCTCTCGGAACATCTCCTCAAGGTTTCGGTAGCTGAGCGGGTAGCGCAAGTACCACGCAACCGCCTGGACGATCAGCCACGCCTCGAAATGTCGACCCTTGAAATCGTCCTTAGACTGGCGCTTCAGCTTCTCGGCAATGGCATTCAGAATCATCTGTACGCTCCACGACACTGGAACGGGAATTTCTCAGCCGATCGTCAACATGCCGTTAACCAAGAAAATTTGCGACACGACCGGTTGACGCCTGCCCCGTCCCCGAAGCCCGCCGCCTTGATAAAAAAAGTCGATTGCAGCACCGGATTGATGCTGCAACTGGATTTGATGGACCGGAGCGTGACTCCGCTTGACCGGTAGCCGCGTTCTGATCCGCGGACAAGAGACATCCGCTATCCAAACTTGACACGTGACTTGTAGCAGCGCGAATCTGCCTCGGATCTCATGGAATGCGCTCGCCTTTCAAGCATAGGAGTTAGCACCAGCTCAGAGCCACCCGGATTTCTTGAATCGGTAGAAAAGGAAGGCGCAAAGCCCGGCAATCGTTGCAAGGACAGCGAAATAGCCGTACCGCGTCTTCAACTCGGGCATATACTCGAAATTCATGCCGTAAATTCCTGCTATTGCCGTCGGAACGGCGAGGATGGCGGCCCAAGCGGCAAGTTGGCGGGTGATGGTGCCCTGCCGCTGCTGTTCTAGCAGGTTGCTCGCCTCGAACACTGAGGTAATCACCTCGCGCAGACCATTGACCATGCCTTCGACGCGCATGACGTGGTCATGGACGTCGCGGAAATAGGGCTTTGCGTGGTCGTCAATGCACGGCAAGTCCAAGTGTACCAGCTTGCCCACCACTTCCGACATGGGTCCAAGAATGCGCTGAAACAGGATCACTTGTCGACGCAGGCGAAATATACGACGGATCTGATCGCGCTCAAGAAAGGCCACAAGCATGTGCTTTTCCATCGCCAGGACCTTGTCCTCGATCGTCTGTACGACCGGAAGATAGCCATCGACGATGAAGTCGATAATCGCATGCAGAACGTAATCTGGTCCCTTCTGCAACAGTTGCGGCGAGGCTTCGAGTTGAGAACGAAGCTGGGAATGCGCACGCGCTGACCCTTGCCTGACGGAAATGATGTGGTGTCGTCCGACGAACAGCGCTGTCTCGCCATAGGCGATTTTATCGCCTTCGAGGTGTGCGGTCTTGGCGACCACGAACAGTTGCTCGCCGTAAACGTCGACCTTCGGAATTTGCTGCGAATGGACCGCGTCCTCGACCGCAAGTTGATGAAGAGAGTAAGCCTGCTGGAGGACGCCCATCTCCTCGGCCGTCGGGGCTTGCAAACCAATCCACGCGAACTCATTGTCCCTGAAGGAAATCGGCGTGGGGGAGAGCGGTAAATCCTCTGCGCGCTTTCCGTCGCGATACATGAAAGAGGCGACGACAGGCATGCGATTTCCTTCTTGTTGCCGTGGTCGAGCTAAGAACCGCCCAATTTGATCAATCTACTTCCCGGTCCGACATGCCACCTCAGGCCGAGTTTTCAACCGAACTTCGGGCCATCTCCTTGCGACCAGATGCTGGAGGATCGATGGGCGTCGATGCCGTGTTCTTTCCTAGCCCAGACGCGCGTGCGAGTTCCGAGCGTTGTCTGGCATAGTTCGGAGCTACCATCGGGTATTCGGCCGGGAGCTTCCACCTTTCTCGATACTGCTCCGGCGTCAGAGCGTACTTTGCCATCAGGTGCCGCTTCAGCGATTTGAATTTCTTGGCATCGTCAAGGCAGACTGCATTCAGCCCCACCTGTTCCAAGAAACACAATCATTCCCTCTGCACCCGCCCCAGGGGTAGCTGAACGCAACTCAAATGTCATCATGTCCAGGAGGTCGAACGCAGGTTCTCGAACTGATGAGCACACTCAAACTCTTCGCCATGCGTAGGGCCCGAAGAGGTCTCCTGATGCTGCTCGTTGCGTGGACCTGTGAGCGCCCCTTGAGATAGCCGCTATCGGCCGGTCTACCCGATCGTCTAAAATGAAGTCGAATATACCCGTTGCCGTAAGTCGCAGGAGGGTCAAAGGAGACCTCGAAGCGTCGGACACGCCGCGCGCTGTCCCAATTGGACTTCCAGCGATTTGGACCGCAACAATCGAACGCTCTGCAAGCTTGTTGAGGACGGTCTGAGCTAGTCCATTTTGAGTAGAAATGAACGGAGCGATAACTATCGGAACTGGGCGGTAATGACAATGGCGCTCGACGATTGTATTGATAAAACATAATTAGTACCAAGTATTGGTGACGGCGCTAGCCTGATCTGAACGTATTTAATTTCAATAACGAATTAATTACAACACTGGATCAATATCGTACTGAAGGATTCTTCCGAAATATTTAGGAAATGTTCTCTGTAGGAATTTTAACGCACTCAGACAGTGACACAGAACCCGGAATCTATAGGGAGTGCCAAGGAGGGACAAATGTACCCGACGAGATCGACCGACTTTGAAGATAGCAACAAGGTATTGCCGAAGAAAAGCAAGATTGTAATGCTCGCAAAGAACGACCTGTTCGCCGAATGTTTGACACAGGCGATCAGCGCGCGTTTTCACGATCAGGACATCGTAAGCCTTTCCGATGCCGACGATCTCCTGGACGGCAATCTTATCGACGTAAGCCTGGTCATGCTCTACCGCCTGCCGGCGGCAGCATTCCCGTCGATCATCAGGACGATCCACGAGTTCCATCCCAAGGCCGCGATCGGCCTGATGGTGCAGAACGCGGACGAGCTTGACCCGTCGATCGCGGGTTTTGTCGACGAAGGGTCGGTCAACGGCGTCCTGCCCCTGAATCTCAATCTCGACCTATGCCTTACCGCCATCGATCTCTTGATGAAGGGCGGCGAGCATTTTCCCGCCGCTTTGCTTCGGCGCCCGGCGCCAAGAGGGCTGGCAGGGGGCGGCCTTGTCGCGCAAAAACAGGCGTCTTTGGAAGACATCGATCTAGAACGCAAGATCGACTTTGGCCAAGACCTCCTGACGATGCGCGAGACCCAGATTCTCGATCTCATATGCGTTGGCATGCAGAACAAGATCATCGCCGATCGTCTCGGGCTTTCCGAAAACACCGTCAAGGTGCATGTCCGCAACATCTACAAGAAGATGAACGTGCGCAACCGGACGGAGGCGGCGGCGCGCTACTTCCGGAGCGACGCTGATCACGCCTCGCTCCGCACACCATCGCACTAAGCGCGCGGAAAACAGCCCCTTCGACATGAAAGACCATCTGAAGGCGCCCGGCTATCGCTGGTCGGACGGCAGACGGCGGCCCGAGATCCTTGTGGATCGAGATTGCGGAAGAGCACTCGACGATGAGCTTCGGTATCTGCGGGCGGAACCAGTGGGTATAAGCCGATCCACCGGGACGGCCGCCTGCGCTATGGCCGAGCAGACCGACAATCTCGGAGACCCTCCTTGTCCGGCGCGCATAAGGGGAAGCAATCGTCGGCAGTCGGTCGGTGAACGTTTGTCGTTCACATTTCTGATGCGCGCACCGCCAGCGGCTCAACCGAAGCTTTACCGTTACGGTTTTGCCCTGGACCGGCAGACCTTGGAGGCTTCGGTTGGACCAGCCATGCCGATATCGGGTCCGCCGTCCGCAATCAGGGCAGATGCCGAAAGCTGGCCCGGCAGCGGAAACAACCCAACTTTCGTCATCTGTGAGCGCGACACCCAGAACTTTTGCCCCTCGGCCGGGCGACCATTTCATTTTCGTTCGCATACCCGCCTATAGCGGCATCATGTCTAACGGCGAGTGAACCACACAAATTGAGGAAGGCCCTAATTGAATGCCAAGCCACAGTCAGATCGATGCTCGGGCTCAGTCCGAGCGCCTATCAGGAGGATTGCGAGATCCTTGGACCGGAGAACGCCGCCGCGGTCACGGCCCGCATCCTCGAAAGGGCAGGGCACATCAACTCGGCCGGCGGTTACCTGCGCGATCTGACGCGCAAGGCTGAGTGCGGCAAGTTTTCGCGGGGCCGATGTTGATGGCCCTGATTGCGGGCGAAAGCGTTTGCCGGCGGCAGGGCGTGCTAATGGATCGCTCCCATATCCGTCCGAGGTCGGCGATGAATGGCGTCTTGAGGTGCACTCCGTAGATTGTTGGGGGTACTATCTGTGATCCCTGTAATATTCAGGGGTACTAATTTATGGTTGCAAAAAAAGTGGCGCTCTGTTAGTGTATTCAACGTGCAAGGCTCGCCCGTGAGTTGACGCTGAGGGCTCAGCAATCCGATAAAATGAACTCTCTCCAGGGAGTATAATCGACGGTCAAAGCACGTCTGCGATCTGCTGCATTCGCATGCAAATGAATCATATAGTGCCGTAAAATCTCTGCGCCACTCTAGGGATAGGAGACTGGTAAATGACTTCTGCTGCTTTGAAATTCATATCAGTAACGAAACTTCCAACAGACGATGATCTTGGGGAGCTGCTGGACAAGCTGCGGGGTGCTGCTGGCTATTCCGCGCCGCTCCGTTCTCTGGCAGACAATACACAAACTGCCCAGGTTAACGCGGGAAGCCTGACTTCCTTCACCCAGAATCTTTCTGGCGAAAACAAAGCCGACGTGCAGAACTCAACCCTTTTTGCCCAGTTAGCATCAGACAGAGCTTTCGATCGTTATAGGGCCCCCATGGACTGGTACAGAAACTATATCAATGTCCTGGGTCAGATTGGTTGGAACCAGCCAGCCTTTGCCTTTGATACCTACACATCTGGCGGTTCCACGGTAAAGCTCGACGAGGCCGTTCTTGGTATTCTCGCAGCGATTGCAACCGGAGACGAAGTCGCCATGGTGGCCGCTACGATGGAGGGGCTTAAAGGTCTTAGCGACGATTCGAAGCAAATGACTATTTGGGATGCAAAGTCCAGTGACGGCAACAACGGAAATTTTCAGATATTCCCCGTTGACGCGCTACCCAACGGTGACGTTGTGATGGTGCTTGATGGGATGCAGTTTAATGCATCCACTAGCCATGGCCGGTTCTTGTGGTGGACATGGGAGTCTACGAGCATCCGCATACAGCGAGCTGCTAACAAATTTGTGCTCAACGAAAGCGTCTATTCACAAGTTCGGCAGGCCATTATCGATAAACTCGGCGAGCGCGCCCAGCAGCTGGTCGCCGACATTCCAATTTAACGCCAGGCGCAGACTCAACGTCGTGACCGTCAAAGATGCACTGCCTTTGCATCCGGGACGGCCACGACGATCGTTGCGTGAACCGTCGTCCCACCTGGGTCCTTTGCAAGTCTGTGCCGAGAGTGCCGCTTGCGTGACGCCCAAATCAAGCATGAGGCTTATGATGTCCGTACATTTCGATGCGATCACGCTCCCTGAGCTTTCCGCGCGGGAGCGCGCACTTGAGACCGCTTCACCACCCGAGACTACCCAGTTCTCACTGGTAGGAACGGCTTCAGCGCAGATTAATGAAGGAGCACTGTTGGCTTTCGACAGCGCTCTTCCAAAGCAAATGATCGATGATATCAGCAACTCACTTCTCTTCGCACAGCTGGCTGCTGACAAACAGTTCAACAGGCATACAGCGACGGGCGATTGGCAAAGGACTTTCTTCGGCACGCTTTCAGTGATGGGATGGATAACTGGCAGCTTGAGCGAAAGAACTGAAGTTGCGGCATCACCGGTCGACTGGGCGGAGCTGATTACATCGTACATGCCGGAAAATGTGGATCAACTCGTGCTCTCCAGCATCGCGGCATCTCAACAGCTGCCCACCACAAGCAGTGCAATCCGCATATGGAGCAATGCAGCCTTGGTTGGTGACGAAGGGGTCGTCATTGTCGGGCCGAGTTACATTTCTGGCGACAACCCAAATATGGCAATCGCACTTCTAAAGTTCACATTTGAGAAAGAAGTGGCAGGTTTTTTAAGGTGGGACGTCAACTTCAACATCACGACATCGATCGTGACCATGGAACTGAACGAGAGCATTTACTCGAAAGTGCGAAACTCGGTCATAGCGAAACTTGGCAATCGTCCGAAATACCTAATCGCTAGTGTGCCGATGAAGTGAAGGGGACTCCAAAATGCCACATGTGACGGATGCTAACGTTCCACCTATAACGCAATCGGATTGCTGCAGATTCGCTTCGGCAGTCTCGGGGCATGGGGAACCGCGTTACTCATTGACGAGCGATGTCTGTTGACGTGCGCTCACAACGTATTTTCTAAGGGGCAGGCCGCAGTGTCGGCCAGCTTTCACCGCGCCTACAATTCGGAGATGCCGCCCGTGACGACCGGAGTTGAGGTGGATTGCGCTTTCATCAAGCGCGTGTTCAAGGTAGGTCATGACAGAACCTGGGACATTGCCGTCCTGCGACTGGCCGAGCCGATCTACAAAGTCCAACCGCTCCGACTTGGAGTGGTCACAGAACATCAGCAGCCTGACCCTAATTTGACTGTCGCCGGTTATCCTGGCAGCAGACATTATCGGATGTGGGAGGAACAGGAACTGGTTAGAGGTGTCGCTTGGCAGATAAATGTGAGAATGCGGCTGTTTCAGGCAGGTTTGGCATTTAAAGATGAGAATCCGAGCGACGGGATTGTCAAAACAACTGCAATTGCGAAGACGCCACCGATCGGCATGTACGGGTGATGATCTCGTCGATAGTGCTGCTGAATCGCACTTGGTTCTGACCCATCATTTGGCCGCGCAGCATTTGCAGCATCTCCGGTCCTGCCCGCTCGACGAGCCGCTGAGGGCTGCCAAGTAGAGGTTTCATTATGTTCGATCCTCGCGAGAAAATAGCGCTCTTTATCGACGGCGCCAATCTTTTCGCCGCATCCAAAAGCCTGGGCTTCGACATCGATTATTGCAAACTGCTCCAGGCTTTTCGCAACCGCGCCTACCTCTTGCGGGCCTATTATTACACGGCCATCATCGAAGACCTGGAATTCTCCTCAATTCGGCCGCTGATCGACTGGCTTGATTACAACGGCTACACCGTGGTCACCAAACCAGCCAAGGAATTTACCGACGCCCAAGGCCGACGCAAGATCAAGGGAAACATGGACATCGAACTGGCAATCGATGCCATGGAGCAATCGCGAACCGCCGATCATCTCGTGATCTTTTCGGGCGATGGTGATTTCACCACACTCGTCGAAACTCTGCAGCGCAAGGGGCGCAAGGTTTCCGTGGTCTCGACCATGTCAACACAGCCGCCGATGATCGCTGACGAGTTGCGCAGACAAGCGGATCATTTCATTGATCTGGCTTCGCTTCGCAGTGAGATTGACCGCCATCCGCGAGACCATTTGACTCGTCCAGCCGCTCCGGTTTCAGGTGAGGTCGGCGTCGACGCTGGCGCTTGAGCGAGAACGATCGCTCGCCACGTTTCTGAGCTGGTGTGCGATATCTGTCCGACACTCCCACGGCGCATAACAGGCGCAGCACGAGTAGAATGACAAAGTCGGGAGCAAGGATGTCGAGAGCCGGGAGGCGAGAAGCTTCGGTGGCGCAGGGCTGCGTTCCCAAGATTGTATCCTCACGGTAGGACAGCTGTCGGCAGTCGATCGATGATCGGCGGTCGTTCTGTTTCAGTGGCTGCTGCGCGGCAATACGAGGTCACAAAATTCAATTCGTGGGAGGACTGATAATGAATAGCTGCAAGCTGAGCCCTTCAGGCGGCGTAGTTTCAAGGCATGAGCGCGTCTATTCCGGCTCGGCCACCCACTGGCAATGCACTCAAGGGGTCTGAGTGAACGAGGTAAGCGGATCGACGTTGTTCATCATCGTGGTCTGCAGCAGCCAGCAACAGTGCTCGCGGAGGATGAGGCGTTATTGCTGCTTGGTTTCGAACAGGCGCTCCCCGAAGTAGGCTTCGGTGTCAAGCGGTCTCGATCGGATGGAAGGCGACGGTGCTTAAGCCCGTTGTTCCGAAACGCCTCAGCTGGTCGCCGTTCTTCGTTGGGGCCGACCAGGGCCGCTGTCGCGAGCGTCGAAAATCTAACAAAACTCCGAACGGATCAAAAAGAAACC
This genomic interval carries:
- a CDS encoding NYN domain-containing protein; the protein is MFDPREKIALFIDGANLFAASKSLGFDIDYCKLLQAFRNRAYLLRAYYYTAIIEDLEFSSIRPLIDWLDYNGYTVVTKPAKEFTDAQGRRKIKGNMDIELAIDAMEQSRTADHLVIFSGDGDFTTLVETLQRKGRKVSVVSTMSTQPPMIADELRRQADHFIDLASLRSEIDRHPRDHLTRPAAPVSGEVGVDAGA
- a CDS encoding trypsin-like serine peptidase, translated to MLQIRFGSLGAWGTALLIDERCLLTCAHNVFSKGQAAVSASFHRAYNSEMPPVTTGVEVDCAFIKRVFKVGHDRTWDIAVLRLAEPIYKVQPLRLGVVTEHQQPDPNLTVAGYPGSRHYRMWEEQELVRGVAWQINVRMRLFQAGLAFKDENPSDGIVKTTAIAKTPPIGMYG
- a CDS encoding tyrosinase family protein gives rise to the protein MTRTRFLTVSRRSFVKGATAAAGTALFAPSILRAATKHRRKNMTSADGQKDLQTYMDAVTAMLKLPPSDPRNWYRNGFIHLMDCPHGDWWFTSWHRGYLGYFEETCRELSGNPDFALPYWDWTANPEVLPPLFGTILDPVNSSAYIPDHNRFQDIMQEPIKAYWDSLSSAQLQQQNLRGYPDFDALWSDAMASFANQPNARFLTAQNPKLNPATQTAVDIDTIKASLAPTTFANDAGAPGLAFNSPVSSSHQVAPVGFSILEGQPHNRVHMSVGGQSAPYGLMSQNLSPLDPIFFLHHCNIDRLWDVWTRKQQAMGLPVGPTADQQTQYDPEPYLFYVNADGSPVSDKTRAADYLEIGDFDYDYEPGSGEEVIPVATAGRSAPIPALEAAVSASAAVAINKPATAKLTVSQELVDVAAKPSEQSRQFAKVSIAPPMDVGGLNFLVFISPEGTTPDLNPDGPDFAGSFEFFGVRHHHTDTVSFTIPIDKALDRLIDDGRLKAGEPIDFAVVVAQEGKRVEGSMPAKAQLTDIQVGSF
- a CDS encoding helix-turn-helix transcriptional regulator, with product MYPTRSTDFEDSNKVLPKKSKIVMLAKNDLFAECLTQAISARFHDQDIVSLSDADDLLDGNLIDVSLVMLYRLPAAAFPSIIRTIHEFHPKAAIGLMVQNADELDPSIAGFVDEGSVNGVLPLNLNLDLCLTAIDLLMKGGEHFPAALLRRPAPRGLAGGGLVAQKQASLEDIDLERKIDFGQDLLTMRETQILDLICVGMQNKIIADRLGLSENTVKVHVRNIYKKMNVRNRTEAAARYFRSDADHASLRTPSH
- a CDS encoding magnesium and cobalt transport protein CorA, with protein sequence MPVVASFMYRDGKRAEDLPLSPTPISFRDNEFAWIGLQAPTAEEMGVLQQAYSLHQLAVEDAVHSQQIPKVDVYGEQLFVVAKTAHLEGDKIAYGETALFVGRHHIISVRQGSARAHSQLRSQLEASPQLLQKGPDYVLHAIIDFIVDGYLPVVQTIEDKVLAMEKHMLVAFLERDQIRRIFRLRRQVILFQRILGPMSEVVGKLVHLDLPCIDDHAKPYFRDVHDHVMRVEGMVNGLREVITSVFEASNLLEQQRQGTITRQLAAWAAILAVPTAIAGIYGMNFEYMPELKTRYGYFAVLATIAGLCAFLFYRFKKSGWL